The Deltaproteobacteria bacterium genome has a segment encoding these proteins:
- a CDS encoding acetyl-CoA hydrolase/transferase family protein, translating to MERRPIKLDNWQEEYKRKLVSLEEAAKVIKSGDHIFIPNGYIGEMPYALVARQDELRDVQVEVCAPAIDPGWLSPGMEKSFDIIARTYLHQARQGHDEGRIHFLPYTNGTWFKPYRDNRPGARDIDVLLMEVSPPDENGFCTFGFVVWEKRNYATKAKTVIAEIDSLQIRSHGDTAIHVSEIDYLVDISVPPVTEEESKLVASRFPLEKQDQAREAAAVAPPRLLRRVLPLIEEIDLPLIEFQLNLDEPDEETRAIAQHLKTVLRDRDTIQIGVGKPSKYMIELGVFDDLEDLGIFTEMACPGMGFLVKRGIATGKYASLHPGKAVFTGLIGFRPEEIRWASNNPLIELYSADYTVNIANIIKNENMISINNITQVDLTGQITCESQFGPRLINGPGGQIEFHIGSFFAPGGRAISLMKSTWSDGAVSTIMPYLDQGSLVTIPRVYADTIITEYGVAELVGKTHRERAMELIRIAHPDFRKDLEKAAQDIF from the coding sequence ATGGAAAGAAGACCGATTAAATTGGATAACTGGCAGGAAGAGTATAAGCGCAAGCTGGTGTCACTCGAAGAGGCGGCCAAGGTGATTAAATCAGGAGACCATATTTTTATACCGAATGGTTACATCGGAGAAATGCCTTACGCCCTCGTGGCCCGGCAAGACGAGCTGCGTGACGTTCAGGTGGAAGTCTGCGCCCCGGCCATTGATCCAGGATGGCTTTCGCCTGGCATGGAGAAGTCTTTCGATATCATTGCCCGAACGTATTTGCACCAGGCGCGGCAGGGCCATGATGAAGGCCGGATACATTTTCTCCCCTATACCAACGGCACCTGGTTTAAACCTTACCGCGACAACCGGCCGGGCGCCCGGGACATTGACGTCCTGCTGATGGAAGTCTCGCCGCCGGATGAAAACGGGTTTTGCACTTTTGGCTTCGTTGTTTGGGAAAAACGGAACTATGCCACAAAGGCAAAAACGGTGATTGCTGAAATTGATTCACTCCAAATAAGATCTCACGGAGATACGGCCATCCATGTCTCAGAGATTGACTATCTGGTTGATATCTCCGTACCTCCGGTCACAGAAGAGGAAAGCAAACTGGTGGCCAGCCGATTTCCTCTAGAAAAACAGGATCAGGCCAGAGAGGCCGCGGCCGTGGCGCCTCCCAGACTTCTGCGTCGGGTTCTTCCCTTGATTGAGGAGATTGATTTACCGCTTATAGAGTTTCAACTGAACCTGGATGAGCCTGATGAGGAGACCAGGGCCATTGCCCAGCATCTGAAGACCGTGCTTCGTGACCGCGACACAATCCAGATCGGGGTGGGCAAGCCTTCCAAGTACATGATCGAACTGGGGGTCTTTGACGATCTTGAAGACTTGGGTATTTTTACCGAAATGGCCTGTCCGGGCATGGGCTTCCTGGTCAAACGAGGCATTGCCACGGGTAAGTATGCCTCCCTGCACCCGGGCAAGGCCGTCTTTACCGGCTTGATCGGTTTCCGCCCCGAGGAAATCCGCTGGGCCAGCAATAACCCCCTCATAGAGCTGTATAGCGCCGATTACACCGTCAATATCGCCAATATTATCAAAAATGAAAACATGATCTCTATTAACAACATAACCCAGGTGGACCTCACCGGGCAGATAACCTGCGAGTCTCAATTCGGCCCGCGATTGATCAACGGGCCAGGCGGTCAGATTGAGTTTCATATCGGCTCCTTTTTTGCCCCTGGCGGCCGGGCCATCTCCCTCATGAAATCCACCTGGAGTGATGGAGCGGTTTCCACCATTATGCCTTATCTTGATCAAGGTTCTCTGGTGACTATTCCCAGGGTTTACGCTGATACAATCATTACAGAGTATGGCGTGGCCGAACTGGTGGGAAAAACACACCGGGAACGAGCTATGGAGCTGATCCGCATAGCGCACCCTGATTTCAGGAAGGATCTAGAAAAAGCCGCTCAAGATATTTTTTAA
- a CDS encoding SMP-30/gluconolactonase/LRE family protein: MTLEPTVLLDGLLFPEGPRWHNGKLWFSDMHASWVKTVDLEGKTEDIIEVPGWPSGLGWLPDGRLLVVSMTDRRLLRLDPGGLTEAANLSKLASFHCNDMVVDSQGRAYIGNFGFNSAAQASFALAEIVLATPEGRARVVADKMAFPNGTVITPDGQTLIVGETYAARLTAFDIEPDGSLTNRRVWARLKEAVPDGICLDEEGAIWVASPVSSEVLRLREGGEVTDRIIVQTRAYACMLGGPDRRTLFILTAESSQPDEVQAKASGRIEIVPVDVPGAGLP, encoded by the coding sequence ATGACGCTTGAGCCCACCGTCCTTTTGGATGGACTTCTTTTCCCGGAAGGTCCACGCTGGCACAACGGAAAACTCTGGTTCTCTGACATGCACGCCAGCTGGGTTAAAACCGTGGACCTGGAAGGCAAGACCGAAGACATCATCGAGGTGCCTGGGTGGCCTTCTGGTCTGGGATGGCTGCCTGACGGCCGATTGTTGGTGGTTTCGATGACGGATCGCCGCCTGCTTAGACTTGACCCTGGAGGGCTCACCGAAGCGGCAAACCTGAGCAAACTCGCGTCGTTTCACTGTAATGACATGGTGGTTGACAGCCAAGGCCGGGCTTATATTGGAAACTTTGGATTCAATTCGGCTGCTCAAGCATCCTTTGCCTTAGCCGAAATCGTGCTGGCTACTCCTGAAGGCAGGGCGCGTGTTGTGGCTGACAAAATGGCCTTCCCCAACGGAACCGTGATCACGCCGGATGGACAGACGCTCATCGTCGGCGAAACCTATGCTGCGCGTTTGACCGCCTTTGACATCGAGCCCGACGGATCTCTCACCAACCGCCGTGTCTGGGCGCGCCTGAAGGAGGCAGTCCCCGATGGAATCTGCCTTGACGAAGAAGGTGCGATCTGGGTTGCGTCGCCGGTGAGCTCCGAGGTCCTGCGTCTTCGTGAGGGCGGTGAAGTAACTGACCGCATTATAGTGCAGACCCGGGCCTATGCCTGCATGCTGGGTGGGCCGGACCGGCGCACGCTTTTTATTCTCACGGCTGAGTCCTCCCAGCCGGATGAGGTTCAGGCCAAAGCGAGCGGGCGAATCGAAATCGTGCCGGTTGACGTCCCTGGGGCAGGCCTTCCGTAA
- a CDS encoding 4-hydroxyphenylacetate 3-hydroxylase family protein — protein MPIMTAEQYEESLRKLNLVIYMFGERVENPVDHPIIRPSMNAVAKTYELAHLPEYEDLMTATSHLTGQKINRFTHIHQSTDDLVRKSKMGRLLGRHTGCCFQRCVGMDTLNALSIVTYDTDLKYGTGYHERFLKYLEYVQENDLTCDGAMTDPKGFRRLPPHQQPDPDQFLHVVEERQEGIVVRGAKAHQTGAVNSHEIIVMPTISMREADQDYAVSFALPSDTEGIIYIMGRQSCDTRKLEGGSLDQGNLFFGGHEALVIFDNVFVPWERIFMYRECDFAGQLVEIFAAYHRQSYACKVGVGDVLIGASQTIAEYNGTEQASHIKDKIVEMNHLNETLYCGCIACASEGHKEPSGTYCVNILLANIHKHNVTRFPYEISRLAQDIAGGLMVTMPSEKDFKSPQTARWLDKYFKANPDVPTENRMHVLRLIENITLGTAAVGYLTESMHGAGSPQAQRIMISRLVNLQEKQKAAQRLCGIL, from the coding sequence ATGCCTATCATGACCGCAGAACAATATGAAGAAAGCCTGAGGAAATTAAACCTGGTGATCTATATGTTCGGTGAGCGTGTGGAAAACCCGGTGGATCACCCCATTATCAGACCCTCGATGAACGCGGTGGCCAAAACATACGAACTGGCGCATCTCCCGGAATATGAAGACCTCATGACCGCAACCTCCCACCTGACCGGCCAAAAAATCAACCGCTTTACTCACATTCATCAAAGTACCGATGATCTGGTCAGGAAGAGCAAGATGGGCAGATTACTCGGCCGCCACACAGGATGCTGTTTTCAGAGATGTGTCGGCATGGATACCCTGAATGCATTGTCCATCGTGACATATGATACCGATTTAAAGTACGGAACGGGGTATCATGAACGATTTTTGAAATACCTCGAATACGTTCAGGAAAACGATCTGACCTGTGACGGCGCCATGACCGATCCCAAAGGCTTTCGGCGGCTCCCGCCCCATCAACAGCCTGATCCTGACCAGTTTCTGCACGTGGTGGAAGAAAGACAGGAGGGCATTGTAGTCAGAGGGGCAAAGGCGCATCAGACCGGCGCGGTAAACTCCCATGAAATTATTGTGATGCCCACCATCAGCATGAGGGAAGCGGACCAGGATTATGCCGTCTCCTTCGCCCTCCCCAGTGACACCGAGGGGATTATCTACATCATGGGTCGCCAATCCTGTGATACCAGGAAATTAGAAGGCGGCTCGCTCGATCAAGGCAATCTATTCTTTGGGGGGCATGAAGCGCTGGTAATCTTCGACAACGTCTTTGTCCCCTGGGAGCGTATCTTCATGTACAGAGAATGTGACTTCGCTGGACAGCTGGTGGAGATTTTTGCGGCCTATCACCGGCAAAGCTATGCCTGCAAAGTCGGTGTGGGCGATGTTTTGATCGGCGCCAGTCAGACCATAGCCGAATACAATGGTACGGAACAGGCGTCTCATATAAAAGACAAGATTGTCGAGATGAATCATTTGAACGAAACACTGTACTGCGGCTGTATCGCCTGTGCCTCGGAGGGACATAAAGAACCGAGCGGCACATACTGTGTCAACATCTTACTCGCCAATATCCATAAACATAACGTCACCCGGTTCCCATATGAAATTTCCCGGCTGGCCCAGGATATCGCAGGGGGGTTGATGGTAACGATGCCTTCTGAGAAGGACTTTAAATCCCCGCAGACTGCCAGATGGTTGGATAAGTACTTTAAGGCCAATCCGGACGTGCCGACAGAAAATCGAATGCACGTTCTCCGGCTCATCGAAAATATCACCCTGGGAACCGCAGCGGTCGGGTATCTGACAGAATCCATGCATGGCGCCGGTTCACCTCAAGCGCAGAGAATCATGATTTCCCGCCTGGTAAATCTGCAAGAAAAACAAAAAGCCGCCCAAAGGCTATGCGGCATACTTTAA
- a CDS encoding CoA-binding protein: MDLDKLFYPSSIAVIGASPRLGEGKLPYFQLLKRTGFQGALYAVNPAHKEIDGIKVFPSIDDLPEGVDLAIVQVPVRRALEVVTAAQKKGIKFVHFFTSGFSEIGDIELERAMVKQARQGGTRIIGPNCIGVLCTESKVTFNYNPLLEQAGPGTIAFLGQSGGVSLNFLRMAQSRKLELNKAISYGNQIDLGAHDYIEYFGRDDAIKVITAYIEDVKDGRAFLEVLKVTTPKKPVIILRGGATAQGARAAASHTGAICGPQYIFSAVMRQSRCIEVQTLEQMLDVVTLVTSAKVPRGSRVGFLGAGGGTSVLFTDLAALHGFSLPELEASTQERINEKISRINTSTANPVDLGAYGRDLQIMVHTIKVMDSDKNIDLIIPFFYLEYIRTLQPDQLERVIKLMTETFPGMEKPVIPIFSRFSKDDLQLEERKIQLFSAFRDAGLPVFETMPEALFTIRSVLKWKYLSH; the protein is encoded by the coding sequence ATGGATCTGGACAAGCTGTTCTACCCATCCAGTATTGCTGTCATTGGGGCATCCCCGCGTTTAGGCGAGGGGAAGCTCCCTTACTTTCAGCTCCTTAAACGCACCGGCTTTCAGGGTGCACTCTATGCGGTAAATCCGGCGCACAAGGAGATAGACGGCATAAAGGTCTTTCCATCCATAGATGATCTTCCAGAAGGGGTGGACCTCGCCATTGTCCAGGTCCCGGTACGGCGGGCCTTGGAGGTGGTAACGGCCGCGCAAAAGAAAGGTATCAAATTCGTACACTTCTTCACTTCTGGCTTCTCCGAGATAGGCGATATTGAACTCGAAAGGGCCATGGTCAAACAGGCCCGGCAGGGTGGGACAAGGATTATCGGTCCAAACTGTATCGGCGTATTGTGCACGGAATCAAAAGTTACCTTTAATTATAATCCTTTGCTTGAGCAAGCGGGGCCTGGAACAATCGCCTTTCTTGGTCAATCCGGCGGTGTGAGCCTGAATTTCCTGCGTATGGCGCAATCCCGCAAACTGGAGCTGAATAAAGCCATTTCCTATGGCAACCAGATTGATTTAGGGGCTCACGACTATATTGAGTACTTTGGCCGAGACGATGCCATCAAGGTTATCACCGCCTATATTGAAGACGTTAAGGATGGAAGAGCTTTTTTAGAGGTGTTGAAGGTAACCACCCCGAAAAAGCCTGTCATTATTCTCAGGGGCGGCGCGACCGCACAGGGGGCCAGGGCCGCGGCAAGCCACACCGGGGCCATCTGTGGGCCTCAATACATCTTCTCTGCGGTTATGCGCCAGTCCAGATGTATAGAGGTCCAGACGCTAGAGCAAATGCTTGACGTGGTAACACTGGTTACCTCAGCCAAGGTTCCCAGGGGGTCCCGGGTTGGTTTCCTGGGCGCCGGCGGCGGCACCTCGGTTTTGTTTACTGACCTTGCCGCGCTGCACGGCTTTTCACTGCCTGAACTGGAGGCGTCAACCCAAGAGCGCATCAATGAGAAGATATCCAGAATAAATACAAGTACGGCCAACCCGGTTGACCTGGGCGCATATGGCAGAGACCTTCAGATCATGGTGCATACGATAAAGGTTATGGACTCTGACAAGAATATAGATCTGATCATCCCGTTTTTCTATTTGGAATACATACGCACGCTGCAGCCTGATCAGTTAGAAAGAGTGATCAAACTCATGACCGAAACTTTTCCAGGGATGGAAAAACCGGTCATACCTATCTTTTCCAGGTTTTCTAAAGACGATCTCCAGCTCGAAGAAAGGAAAATTCAGCTTTTTTCAGCATTCAGGGATGCCGGCCTGCCGGTGTTTGAAACGATGCCAGAGGCCTTGTTTACCATAAGGTCTGTGCTCAAGTGGAAATACCTCAGCCATTGA